One genomic window of Apus apus isolate bApuApu2 chromosome 9, bApuApu2.pri.cur, whole genome shotgun sequence includes the following:
- the GP9 gene encoding platelet glycoprotein IX, giving the protein MNKAEFITVVGCAVLLLLHRTQTEACPPSCSCRSLGEAEDLQVDCSSRKLVEVPALPIHTKRLYLQNNSLTWVPPGALDSLHSLQEVKMSNNPWNCDCHILYLKLWLEDVSAPSLASIRCSSPAHLRMKPLGQLTGNELGVCKRLLPIKCLEFFWRDLILIAGVIITLILVAWALKFSKKLVCQMHLSQYNSRGWL; this is encoded by the coding sequence ATGAACAAGGCAGAATTCATCACTGTTGTGGGATGTGCAGTATTGTTGCTGCTCCACAGGACTCAGACTGAAGCCtgtcctccctcctgcagctgcaggtccCTGGGAGAAGCAGAGGATCTGCAGGTAGactgcagctccaggaagcTGGTGGAGGTGCCTGCCTTGCCCATTCACACCAAGAGGCTTTATCTGCAGAACAACAGCCTCACCTGGGTTCCTCCTGGTGCCCTGGACAgcctgcacagccttcaggaaGTGAAAATGTCTAACAACCCTTGGAACTGTGACTGTCACATTCTGTATCTAAAACTCTGGTTAGAAGATGTCTCTGCACCCTCTCTTGCAAGCATcagatgctccagcccagctcaccTCAGGATGAAACCCCTGGGGCAGCTCACTGGGAACGAGCTGGGGGTTTGTAAGAGGCTTCTCCCAATCAAGTGTCTTGAGTTCTTTTGGAGAGACCTCATTTTAATTGCTGGAGTGATCATTACACTTATTTTAGTAGCCTGGGCTCTGAAATTCTCAAAAAAACTAGTCTGCCAAATGCACCTAAGCCAATACAACTCCAGGGGCTGGCTGTGA